From Cricetulus griseus strain 17A/GY chromosome 1 unlocalized genomic scaffold, alternate assembly CriGri-PICRH-1.0 chr1_0, whole genome shotgun sequence, a single genomic window includes:
- the Rab33b gene encoding ras-related protein Rab-33B yields MASEMESSLEVSFSSSCAVSGASGCLPPARSRIFKIIVIGDSNVGKTCLTYRFCAGRFPDRTEATIGVDFRERAVEIDGERIKIQLWDTAGQERFRKSMVQHYYRNVHAVVFVYDMTNMASFHSLPSWIEECKQHLLANDIPRILVGNKCDLRSAIQVPTDLAQKFADTHSMPLFETSAKNPNDNDHVEAIFMTLAHKLKSHKPLMLSQPPDNRINLKPETKPAVPCWC; encoded by the exons ATGGCTTCGGAGATGGAGTCGTCTCTGGAGGTCAGCTTCTCGTCCAGCTGTGCGGTGTCAGGGGCGTCCGGGTGTCTGCCTCCCGCCCGCTCCCGCATCTTCAAGATCATCGTGATAGGAGACTCGAACGTGGGCAAGACATGCCTGACTTACCGCTTCTGCGCCGGCCGCTTCCCCGACCGCACCGAGGCCACGATCGGGGTGGACTTCCGAGAGCGAGCCGTGGAGATCGATGGCGAGCGCATCAAG ATCCAGTTGTGGGACACAGCAGGACAAGAGCGGTTCAGGAAGAGCATGGTTCAGCACTACTATAGAAATGTGCATGCTGTCGTCTTTGTGTATGACATGACCAACATGGCCAGCTTCCACAGCCTGCCATCTTGGATAGAGGAATGCAAACAACACTTGCTGGCAAATGACATACCTCGAATTCTGGTTGGAAATAAATGTGACTTGAGAAGCGCCATTCAGGTGCCCACAGACTTGGCACAAAAGTTTGCTGACACACACAGTATGCCTTTGTTTGAGACCTCTGCTAAAAACCCCAATGATAATGACCACGTAGAAGCTATATTTATGACATTGGCTCATAAGCTGAAGAGCCACAAGCCACTGATGCTCAGCCAACCGCCTGATAACAGAATAAACCTGAAACCTGAAACAAAGCCTGCAGTGCCGTGCTGGTGCTAA